The following proteins are co-located in the Ruminococcaceae bacterium KH2T8 genome:
- a CDS encoding phosphoribosyl-ATP pyrophosphatase — MDIIKELYSVILDRQKNPEEGSYTNYLLGKGTEKICKKVGEEAVETAIAAAKGNKSEVIAEIADLEYHVLVLMADMGITLDDVEKELRSRR, encoded by the coding sequence ATGGATATCATCAAGGAACTTTACAGTGTCATCTTAGACAGACAGAAGAATCCCGAAGAGGGCTCTTACACGAATTATCTTCTCGGCAAGGGTACTGAGAAGATCTGTAAGAAGGTAGGCGAAGAGGCAGTAGAGACGGCTATCGCTGCAGCTAAGGGCAACAAGAGCGAAGTTATCGCCGAGATCGCTGACCTCGAGTATCACGTTCTTGTACTCATGGCTGACATGGGTATCACATTGGACGACGTCGAGAAGGAACTCAGAAGCCGTCGCTGA
- a CDS encoding phosphoribosyl-AMP cyclohydrolase, whose product MLTKRIIPCLDVKDGRVVKGVNFVSLRDAGDPVECAKQYNLSGADELVFLDITATLEARDTVIDMVGRVADEVFIPFTVGGGIRTVEDIRAILNAGADKVSLNSAAVKNPDFVREASERFGAQCIVVAIDVKSREGQEDKFPSGYEVVIAGGTKPTGIDALEWAKKVVDLGCGEILLTSMDKDGTKSGYDNVITSMIADAVDVPVIASGGAGTMEDFYDGIVEGKADAVLAASLFHFGEIKISDLKEYLEGRGLPIRKIGRELDMWAHMKKNSDGMVPAITVDSESGEVLMMAYMNYEAFELTCKTGYMHYYSRSRETLWKKGETSGHLQKVVEGRIDCDKDTLLYKVEQTGAACHTGNKSCFYTTIDEWDTDIKE is encoded by the coding sequence ATGCTTACAAAGCGTATAATCCCCTGCCTCGATGTAAAGGACGGACGTGTCGTAAAGGGCGTTAATTTCGTATCCTTAAGAGATGCGGGAGACCCTGTAGAGTGTGCTAAGCAGTATAATCTCTCGGGTGCCGACGAGCTCGTCTTCCTCGATATCACGGCCACCCTGGAAGCAAGAGATACCGTTATCGATATGGTCGGAAGAGTCGCAGATGAGGTGTTCATCCCTTTCACCGTCGGCGGCGGTATACGGACTGTTGAGGATATAAGAGCCATCCTTAATGCAGGTGCAGATAAGGTATCGCTCAATTCCGCAGCGGTAAAGAATCCCGATTTCGTAAGAGAGGCTTCCGAGAGGTTCGGCGCTCAGTGCATCGTGGTTGCTATCGATGTTAAGAGCCGAGAGGGACAGGAAGACAAGTTCCCTTCAGGCTATGAGGTAGTTATCGCAGGCGGTACGAAGCCTACGGGTATCGACGCTCTCGAATGGGCGAAGAAAGTCGTAGACTTAGGATGCGGCGAGATACTCCTTACTTCGATGGATAAGGACGGTACAAAGTCCGGTTATGACAATGTGATCACTTCCATGATCGCAGATGCAGTCGACGTACCCGTTATCGCTTCGGGCGGAGCCGGAACGATGGAGGATTTCTACGACGGTATCGTAGAAGGAAAGGCAGATGCCGTACTCGCGGCAAGTCTTTTCCACTTCGGCGAGATCAAGATCTCCGACCTTAAGGAATATCTCGAGGGCAGAGGCCTTCCCATAAGAAAGATCGGAAGAGAGCTCGATATGTGGGCACACATGAAGAAAAATTCCGACGGAATGGTTCCGGCTATTACCGTTGATTCCGAAAGCGGCGAAGTCCTCATGATGGCATATATGAACTACGAAGCTTTCGAGCTCACATGCAAGACAGGCTATATGCACTACTATTCAAGATCCAGAGAAACACTCTGGAAGAAGGGTGAGACATCAGGTCACCTTCAGAAAGTAGTGGAAGGCAGGATCGACTGCGATAAGGATACGCTCCTTTATAAGGTCGAGCAGACAGGAGCCGCATGTCATACGGGCAATAAGAGTTGTTTTTATACCACTATCGATGAGTGGGATACAGATATAAAGGAGTAA